A segment of the Cricetulus griseus strain 17A/GY chromosome 6, alternate assembly CriGri-PICRH-1.0, whole genome shotgun sequence genome:
TTAATTGTCGATATCTATATCAATGTTTCTATATAGAGAGAGCGTATTTATTTCTaagtttatataaataaaacctgctatgtataatgttacttgcatgtatgttttcagggctgaccctTTAGTATTGGATACCAGTGGGTGTGCTCATCCGTGGGGAGgactatttctcccattctcagcatcccttagttgcctggagttctttgtctagggttgaggttCTGTGAGCCTCTACACTGGCATGTTTATTCATGTCattcttgttcaggtcttgcttgtcAGCCATGTTGGTAAGACTTCATGGCTGTAGTTTCCCtgatatttctaggagacacactcTCACAGAAAACTTCCCTGGGCTCTTACCATCTTTCCAAACCCTCTTCTGCgatgctccctgagcctcaggtgcaAGAgatgtgttgtagatgtatccgtTGTGACTGAGACTCAGAACTCTGCTTTTTGATAAGTTGTACTTTCAGCAATgttctctgttgcaaagagaagtttccttagTCGGGGTGACAACTACACTTAACTGCTGgtacaaagataaatatttagaatatagttatgGGTTATACAGGGTTAGTAAAATGTCAGTTGTAGATCTTCTTCAAGTCCGAGAATTCACGAGCCCTGAGTATCAGCTAGAtttccagtatcaggcatgatttcccttttgttgagtgggtcttaagttcCAGCAGAGATCTGTTGGCTATCACCAAGGGAAGGCGTGTGCAAGAGAGCTGTACCCATGGAATCGCAGCAGTATGGTTGCCTCACAAAATTGGCACGGTGACAATTCCAATTGACATGCCAGTGTGGAAAGAGGACCTCTCACAAGGCCCATCCCTCGATGAAGGGCTgcaggcaattaatggctgctgagaggggGGAGTCAGACCCCTCTGGGGATGAGCCCCCCCCCATAGGTGATCCAACCTCAAGTGGTCATCCctaaatacacacatgtaaacaacACCAAAATGAACATATcaggttgtgtttatatattaatttatctATATAAGtgtacaacaataataattaagaaaaagaagccatgaattggGGGAAGACAGTGAGGTGAGGGGGGCATGAGATGGgtcagaaggaggaaagggaagggagacgCTAAATGATGAAAATACAGTATGGATATGcgacacttaaaaataaatttagtgattaaagaatattttctaaagaaaGTAACTTGTTACTTTGAATGCTAACTAAAAATTAgatatacaattaaaaaagagggactggagaggtggctcagtagttaagggcagtttctgctcttccagaggatctgagttaagttcccagcacccacgtgggaCAGTTGACAACCATATGTCACACACAagcatatgtaaataaataaaaaagagggggttggagagatggctcagaggttaagagcactggctgctcttccagaggtcttgagttcaattcccagcaaccacatggtggctcacaactgtctgtaatgagatctggtgccctcttccagtgttcaggcacacatgcagacagaacactgtatatataataaataaaaaagaatagaaaggatGCCATGTAATTTCAGTTTTATCCAGTTTATATACATTTGTCCATATAAATGGTGATAGCATATCACCAGTAAAATGGAATCAGGAGATTTTTAGTTCccttgtgtgatttttttaatatttaagattctgtaatattttatatgtagatTTTGTAAGTCTCAAGCCATAGTTTGAATTGTCTTTTAATCAAGGAAAGGTAGAACATatgctaaatattttctttagcaGAGGCACTTCATAGCTATCATTTGGCCAAGGTGGAgttcagatgctatctgatggaGGGCGAGGCTTCTAACTAGAAGACTGATTATTAAAAAACTCACAGGTGCTTCCCCTTGGTTCACACCTTCATTTCCCAACTTATATGTTTGATCTCCAGCAGCCcctaggaagggggaaaaaaagcatctcTAGACACTTCTGGTCAGCATCATGAAGCCATCGCTGCTCCGGTCTGTGGTGTTCCTCTGCGTGCTGCTGCTGCCTGCCCTggcagggagaaagaagaagTACTCTGGTAGGTGGTGGGAGGTGCTCACTTCCTCGACAAGGGAGTGAGTGTCATGTCAGGCAGGGTCGGGTCCTGACAAGGGAGTGAGTGTCATGTCAGGCAGGGTCGGGTCCTGACAAGGGAGTGAGTGTCATGTCAGGCAGGGTCGGGTCCTGACAAGGGAGTGAGTGTCATGTCAGGCAGGGTCGGGTCCTGACAAGGGAGTGAGTGTCATGTCAGGCAGGGTCGGGTCCTGACAAGGGAGTGAGTGTCATGTCAGCCAGGGTTGGGTCCTGACAAGGGAGTGGGTGTCATGTCTGGCATTTTGATTCAGTTCTGCCTTTCCAGACCAGCTGTTGGAGAATGTGAGAAACCCTCCAGCTGGGAAGCTTCCCAAACAGCAGCATTCATACACATCCCGAGCAATAAAGAGGGAATATTTCCCAGTCCCTCTGAGGAGCGAGAGCCAATACAGAACTCCCTTCCTCCACACTTGCGGAAGTTCTGTGATTCCTTCCATGAGAAGCAAATGGGTATCTAGTAAAGAAACCTGATAGTACAGACATCTTTTAGCCTGTGAGAAGGCGCCAGAGACCTTAGTGGAGAATGTGGAGGGGATGAAGGAGGCAGATTGAGAGATGAGGGTTTGGAGAGAAGCCAGTGAAGTAATTCAGTGGGGAAAGTGCTTGTCAGGAAAGCCTGAGGGCCTGGGGTTGAACCTTGGAACCCACATATACacggaaggagagagccaactccgcAGAACTGTCCCctgtcctccacatgtgtgtcatggaACAGTCAGTAAAGAAGTATAGAGAAAACCTgcttcaagccaggcatggttgagcgtgcctgtaatcccagcacttgggaggtggaagcaggagttTGGGGGCATCTTTAGCTTTATGTGAGCTCAAGGATAGCCTAGGCTAAAACTGAAGGCGAggatgtaatgatttcactagacccaaaataaatgataagtgggtgtttattggggaataattacacagaaaaatacaaagaaccgcaGGAatgcttctctgtccttcctacCGGATTGGCAGACCCACCAGAAAGGAAGAGCAAAGGAAAGTCATGCCTCAAGCTTCcccctttctgcttctgtctgcctgagACCATGCCCAAGggggtgtggccaccgttacaAGTTAACTGCAAGACTGCTACACAAAACCAGAAAGCCTACTCATACTCTCTGTCTACCTGAGACAGGTATTGTAATGAAGGTAATAGATATCTCAGACTTTATCTCTTGTTAAATCAATCTATATTTAATAGATGTTGGGGATATACAGAACCTGATAAGTCCCTGTGGGAACTGAGGTAATGAGTTCAGTGGAGAGCCTGTGAGATTAGGGCCAATTCGATGACATCAGGGTGAGGGAACACAGAAGACAGACACCTTGACAGGGATATGGGACTCTGACTCTGGGAGGAAGCTCTGACCTCAGGAAGGGCTTGTCTTACTATGCCTGCCTGTGGAGCTCTATTAGCCTCTATCGTTTCGTTTTGATTTCAGAGGGAGAGCTGTTACTTGAGGAGTGCTGGGGACAACCAAAAGCTAATGATTGTACCAAAAggtgttctagaactttcaaatGTGTACACAAAagttacaaatgctgctggaCCTACTGTGGTAACATCTGTGCAGAAACTGGGGTGAGCTGCAGATGTGTGTGGGTCGTTGTCTTCACTGATGTCACCCTCTGCCTCAGACTGTTATTCCTCAACAGAAGACCAAAGTTGCCCAAATCTGAGGCACACACAAGACCCACACACCGAcaaacactcctacacacacagagacccacacacaaacactcacacacagaaagacagacacagacatagacacaggcaTACCTAGATACACCCAGACACACACggacatacataaacacatcCACATACCCCTCCCATAGACAAGTATAGATAACAcaatagagacagacagacacacagacatacataaacacattcaAATAACCCCAAACATGTATAGACAtgcacatacagatatacacaatcacgcacacacacacacacacacacacacacacacaaatgcagatacacacatacccacGACATACACACTGACACATCTACAAAGTCTACAAAGACCCATCCACACACAGACCAACACACaagcaggcagacacacagacacatgtacagatacacacacacacacacacacacacacacacacacacacacacacacacgaagggaatcagggagggagggaaaaagagggaggggaaggggagagagaggagagagtggagagagggaaagagaagagaaagggaaagagagagagagaggaagagagggagagagggagggagggagggagggagggactccAAACTGGGAAAACAATTCAATGGTAAAtcacacagctttttttttttttttttttaatatggggtctctctgtagccccgactgtcctggaatatgtagaccaggctggcttcaaactcacagagatctgcctgcctctgcttcccaagagctaggatGAAAGTCATGCCTCTTTTAAATGCCTATTTCCTAGTTCATCTGCATTTGTAAGCATTGACTCCATCAATAGACTTTTCTGAGGAGACACTGGGCTCAGCCAGATTTCTCCATGCTGGGAAGTGGACAGGTCGTGGTGTCAGTATGGAGTGTCAGCCAGTGGGAACCAGACTGCAGCTTGAGGATGAACGcttgtttctcagaaaactgtttCTCTAAGAATCTAAACTTTCTC
Coding sequences within it:
- the LOC100767575 gene encoding protein WFDC11, which encodes MKPSLLRSVVFLCVLLLPALAGRKKKYSEGELLLEECWGQPKANDCTKRCSRTFKCVHKSYKCCWTYCGNICAETGKFYERKK